The Sulfitobacter sp. SK011 genome contains the following window.
CAAACCCTATTCGGTTGATCAGGTTGTTTCTGCGGTGTCACAGGCGATGTTCTTTTCTTCGACCGAAACACTGCACAGCTGAGCAGTTTTTGGCGATAGGCGATGTAGTATGAAAATGGGTGCCTCGCATCTTTGGCACCCACTTGCTTGTAAAGTAAGCAACCGAAGTCGGCTGGTTCCCATTTTGATGGGAACTTTCTGCGTCAACTGGGGTTTGATTGTAACGAAAGAAAAAGGTGAAGGAGATTACCAATGGTTTCTACAAAAGCCGCCAATAGAGATTCCAAGTCAGCTCATGACGTGACAGTGGGCGATCTTTCAGACCAGATCGCGGTTCTGAAAAATGACATCGCTGCCCTGACAAACACGCTGGGTGCCTATGGCAAAGCCAAATCAGAAGAGGCGTCGCGCACCGCGAAAGAGACTGTCGACGATCTGACAACCGCCGGTCGTGTTAAGGCGCTTGAGGCACAGCAGCAGGCAGAGGAATTTATTCGCACGCAACCGGCAACCGCCTTGGGCATCGCTGCTGGCATCGGTTTTCTTGTGGGTTTGATCACGGCGCGCCGATAACATGCTGGCGATGCTGACATACCACTTGCAAATGGCCGCGACCAGAACCGCGCAGACTGCTGTGCTGGGACTGGCCGCGGCTTTTTTGCTTTTGATTGGGTTGGGCTTTTTGACTGCGGCTGTTTGGCTATTGCTTGCCACGCTGACAACGCCTTTGATCACGGCACTCATCTTGGGCGGCATTTATTCAGGCGTGGGTTTCTTATTGTTGGCTGTCATATCGATGCGCAGTCAGGTAAGACGCCGAGAGCGCGCCGCAGCGTTGGCCGCAGTAGCGCCAGCTTCGTCCAACAATCTGACATCGATCATAGCCGCGTTTATGGCAGGCCTCACTGCTGGGAAGAAAGCGCGTTTCTGACCGCCGATACGAGCGTAGTGGAATTGAACGGGCGGGGCACAAATTGTGCTGCTGGACGGTTGCCATTTTCGGCGGGAATGTCATCGCAGATGATAACCAGACCCGCACGTTCGGCAAACGACAAAGTCTCGCTGCTGCCATCCAAGGCATCTTGGCCAGAGACAGAAAGAATGACGACAGACGGTGTGACCTGCTGCTCAATGCAACGGGCAAAATCCCGCAGATCTTCGATCATATGAATGACGCCGCAGAACGCGTCCTTCAAAGTTTCGATGATATCGGTTCGCACCAAAGGATCTTGTTCGTAGACGAGAAATCGCATGCGCTTGTTTCCTTATTAAGGATGACAATTACTCTGCGACAGGCGATCATGCATTAAACTGTGACATACCGAGAGGCAAAGAAAACGATGGCTACAAAGTGTCGATACTGCCCCTTGCAGCGCAAAGATCTTTTTGTGCGTATGTCAAAAGACGATCTGGAGTTCATGCAGAAGTTTAAAGCCGGCGAACTCACCGTCGAACCCGGTACGCCCATTTTAATGGAAGGCTCAAATGCGCCGCAGCTTTTCACCGCCCTATCCGGGATGGGCATCCGCGACAAGATGCTGAAGAATGGCGAGCGCCAAGTTCTCAACTTTGTTTTTCCCGGGGATTTCATTGGTTTGCAAGCAGGTATTCTTGGTAAAATGGGCCATTCCGTCGAGGCGCGAACGCATATGCGGCTCTGTGTCTTTAATCGGTCAGAGTTCTGGCAATTTTTCAAATCCAACCCGGCCAGGGCATTCGACATTACCTGGCTCGCTGCCATCGAAGAACACTTTTTGGGAGAGACGCTTGCATCTGTCGGGCAACGTACGGCAATTCAGGCAATTGCGTGGGCTCTGGTCAAAATTTTTCAGCGCGGTGATGCGCTGGGCATGGTCACGAATAACCAAATGGAACTCCCCTATACACAACGAGACTTGGCCGATGCTTTGGGTTTATCCCTGGTTCACACAAACAAAACGCTGGGCAAGTTAAAAGACCGGCAACTGGCCTCTTGGTCAGATCGGATGCTGCAGATCAACGATGTGAAATCTCTGGCGGACATTGCCATCATGTCGCTTAAAAAGGCACCTCAACGGCCATTCCTCTGACGCCGCAATGCGCTTACCGCCTCATGCGTCATTCGTGTCTTTGACAACATTATCAGCGGCATAGGCCCCTCGTTTGCCCAACGGTTTTGGGTCGCCAACGGTGCTGTCCGGCCTTGTACGCAGTTCAATCTGTGCATTCAGAGATGCGCCCAGAAGGACGAGAAAGCTGCTTATCCACAGCCAGATCAGCATCGCGATCACAGCCCCGATTGACCCATAGACCTGATTGTAGTTGCCAAAATTGGCCACGTAGTATGAGAACCCCACCGAAATAATCGCCCATGATACGACGGCAAGAATGGCACCGAATGACAGCCATTGAATCCGCGCTGGGCGGCGGTTTGGGCCATACCGATAAAGCACACCAACCCCAGCCAATAAGACGGTGATGGCAACGGACCACCGCACAAGGTCAGCAATGAAATTCCCGAAAGGCCCCAGCGGAATGAAAGCCAGGACAACCGGTGCCACAACAACAGTAAGCAACGCCGTGATCCCAACCGCAACCAGCCCGATGGTCAGCAACAATGCCCGAAAATAATGCCGCGCCGCACCTCGGTTGCGCTCGTTATAAACGTTGTTCAAGCCGATCATCATGGCCCCCACGCCTGCCCGCGCTGACCACAGTGCGGCCAACAGCGACAGCAATCCCGCCCACCCCAACGCGTCAGCCCGCGCAGAGACCAGCGACACCACCTGATCGTTAACGATCTGGTAGACATCATTGGGCAAAAAGCCCCGGATTGACTCAAGCTGCGCGATGACGACGACCGGATCAGAAATCAACCCAAGGATAGCGATCAAAGCGGCGAGCGCTGGAAAGATTGACAGCATGGCAAAGAACGCCACGCCTGCGGAAACAAGGCTGATATTGTTCTCTGAAATATGGTTAACGCTCGCCTTCAGTGCGGACCAATATACCTTGGGGTTTGTCGGGGGTGTCCGTTTCATCAACTGCTCAGTCTATCCAATTTCGGTGTTGATTGCCTAGCTGGGTTCAACATCATCGCGCACCTGACCCCAGGCAACCAAGGTAAAGATCAATGTACCGCCGATGATATTGCCCGCCAGCACTGGTAAGAAGAATCCAAAAACAGCCGGACCCGCACTTAACTGCCCTTGCAACACGAGCACAGCCATCTCGACCGATCCTGCTACGATATGAGTAAAATCACCGGCAGCAATCAACCAGGTGAATGTCAGGATCAGGAAAAACGCTGTTTCATCCGCCTGAGGCAGCATCCAGACAATCAGCGCCACGATGATACCTGCGGGAATTGCCCGCCAGAACCCTTCACCTGCACCCATCCCTGTTGCATGGCGCGATAAATCTTCAATCGCGAGCATCAGGTCAGAAGGCAAGGCAGGGGTAAAAACAAACAGCGCAGCAGCGGCAAATGCACCGATCACATTCGCTGAAAGAACGATCGCCCAAAGACGCATCATACTGCCAAATGCCCGCCACGAGCGGGCCTTCATCACCGGCAAAACCGTCGTTATGGTGTTTTCGGTAAAAAGCTGCATCCGGCCCATGATGACCGCCAGAAATCCAAGCGAATATCCCAAATTCTCAATCAGGAACCGATAGGATGTATCCGGTAAATGGGTCCGAAAAATCGCTTCTCCCAGAACGGACAGGCTGATCAGCATACCTGCCGCGATCCCTGACCACATCAGTGACTTTTTGGACCGCGCCAGCTCTTCCTCGCCATCGCGGCGGATCACCTCATAAATCAGCTTCGGCGACAGCGCAGCGGCTTCACTGACCGATCTTTCCTCGGCTGCCTCTTCGACGGATTTGTTTATTGGGCGATGTTGGATAAGCGGGGCCATTTTTCTTTCCTCAATATTCTTTCGGGTGACTTAGCGCATTTTCTCCGAGGGCCTAGCAAAAAAGATCAGCACTATGTCGCAAAACACCTTGCAGGACCGGTGAGACCCGCAAAGATGCGCGTGATAGCATAAGGACAAAGAATGATCACCAATTCGCCAACGCTGACCAGTGATATCCGCAACCGGTTTGCACATGTGGAAACCTGCCCATTTTCTGGTCCGCGGATCTTTTTTGAAAATGCCGGTGGGGCGCTGACCCTAAAATCAGCGGTGGAAACATCTGCGATCTTTGCCGCCATCCCAGACAACCAGGGCCGCGATAATCCCGCATCAGCCGCATTGGTCGATGTGATCACTCGCGCCAAGGCGGACATGGCATTATTCTTCAACTCAGCTGACGGCACGTTTTTTGTGGGTGAATCCGGAACTGAACTGTCCTTCAGGCTCATCCGCACCGCGATCATGGGGTCAGCGCCGGGTGGGACGGTGATTGGGTCGTCCATTGAACACCCCGCATCGCGCAGTGCCGCACTTCATTGGGCGAAAATGGCCGGGAAACCCTATATTGACGTAGCCCATAATGATGCGACGGGTCAGGTGACGGCAGAAATGTATGCCAGTCAGATGACACCAGATGTCCGTGTGGCCACAATTCTGCATACATCGCCGGTGACAGGTATCGCAAACGATGTTGCCGCAATTTCTGCCGCGATCAGAGCGGTTTCACCCGATGCATTCATCTTTGTTGATGGCATCCAACACGCCAGCCACGGTCACATCGACATCACAAGCTATGACATCGACGGCTATGTGGTATCGCCTTACAAAGTCTTTTCGCGTCATGGATATGGTGTGGCCTGGGCGTCTGATCGGCTTACTGCGCTGCCGATTGAAACGCTCAAGAACGGCCCCATCGGAAACTGGGAAATGGGCACGCGCGATACAGGGTCCTATGCGACATTCTCAGACGTGGTGCGGTATTTCGAATGGCTGGGCGAAAAGGTGTCAGACACGACTGACCCACGCGCAAAAATTGAGGCTGCGGGCAAGGCAATCCATGATCATGAACAAACGCTGACAGATGCGATGTTGCGGGGGATTGGAAATCTGCCTGGTTTGGCCGACCTGCCGGGTGTGACGATCCTTGGCGGCGCGGACAACCCGGATCGCGAAGGGCTGGTGTGCTTTGCACTAGACAACGTTCCTGCCAGCGACATCGTCGACAATTTGAATGATGTGGGCATTCGCACCCATATTCGCCGCGCGGATCATTATTCCGGCAATATCCTAACCCCGTTGGGATTGGACGCAGCCGTGCGCGTATCGCTGTGCCACTACAATACATTGGATGAGGTGCGCAGCCTGCTGGCGGCAATGAAGGACATTGCAGATTAACGAAAACGCCCTCTGCTTCACCCTTTTAAAAATACCGAAATGCGACGCCTGTACCAAACTCGCCGCTTGCCAACCGGACGCAACCGTTGAACCATGTGATGATGAAGAGCATCCTTTCAAACGCTGTTACCGCCAAACGCGACGATCTGATCGCGCTGACGCAGGATTTGATCCGCATCCCGACCCTGAACCCACCGGGTGAAAATTATCGGCAGATCTGCGAATATCTGGACAAACGCCTGTCCGGCCATGGCTTTGAAACCGAATTGATCCGCGCCGTCGGTACGCCGGGGGACGGTGATAAATATCCGCGCTGGAACATCATCGCGCGCCGGACCGGCGCACGCAGCGGTGAATGTGTGCATTTCAACAGCCACACAGATGTCGTTGAGGTTGGTGCCGGCTGGACGTTTGATCCGTTTGGCGCTGAGGTGTCTGACGGCAAGATTTATGGGCGGGGCACTTGTGATATGAAAGGTGGCCTGGCGTCGTCG
Protein-coding sequences here:
- a CDS encoding YqjD family protein, with the protein product MVSTKAANRDSKSAHDVTVGDLSDQIAVLKNDIAALTNTLGAYGKAKSEEASRTAKETVDDLTTAGRVKALEAQQQAEEFIRTQPATALGIAAGIGFLVGLITARR
- a CDS encoding Crp/Fnr family transcriptional regulator, giving the protein MATKCRYCPLQRKDLFVRMSKDDLEFMQKFKAGELTVEPGTPILMEGSNAPQLFTALSGMGIRDKMLKNGERQVLNFVFPGDFIGLQAGILGKMGHSVEARTHMRLCVFNRSEFWQFFKSNPARAFDITWLAAIEEHFLGETLASVGQRTAIQAIAWALVKIFQRGDALGMVTNNQMELPYTQRDLADALGLSLVHTNKTLGKLKDRQLASWSDRMLQINDVKSLADIAIMSLKKAPQRPFL
- a CDS encoding YihY/virulence factor BrkB family protein — protein: MKRTPPTNPKVYWSALKASVNHISENNISLVSAGVAFFAMLSIFPALAALIAILGLISDPVVVIAQLESIRGFLPNDVYQIVNDQVVSLVSARADALGWAGLLSLLAALWSARAGVGAMMIGLNNVYNERNRGAARHYFRALLLTIGLVAVGITALLTVVVAPVVLAFIPLGPFGNFIADLVRWSVAITVLLAGVGVLYRYGPNRRPARIQWLSFGAILAVVSWAIISVGFSYYVANFGNYNQVYGSIGAVIAMLIWLWISSFLVLLGASLNAQIELRTRPDSTVGDPKPLGKRGAYAADNVVKDTNDA
- a CDS encoding formate/nitrite transporter family protein, with product MAPLIQHRPINKSVEEAAEERSVSEAAALSPKLIYEVIRRDGEEELARSKKSLMWSGIAAGMLISLSVLGEAIFRTHLPDTSYRFLIENLGYSLGFLAVIMGRMQLFTENTITTVLPVMKARSWRAFGSMMRLWAIVLSANVIGAFAAAALFVFTPALPSDLMLAIEDLSRHATGMGAGEGFWRAIPAGIIVALIVWMLPQADETAFFLILTFTWLIAAGDFTHIVAGSVEMAVLVLQGQLSAGPAVFGFFLPVLAGNIIGGTLIFTLVAWGQVRDDVEPS
- a CDS encoding aminotransferase class V-fold PLP-dependent enzyme, translated to MITNSPTLTSDIRNRFAHVETCPFSGPRIFFENAGGALTLKSAVETSAIFAAIPDNQGRDNPASAALVDVITRAKADMALFFNSADGTFFVGESGTELSFRLIRTAIMGSAPGGTVIGSSIEHPASRSAALHWAKMAGKPYIDVAHNDATGQVTAEMYASQMTPDVRVATILHTSPVTGIANDVAAISAAIRAVSPDAFIFVDGIQHASHGHIDITSYDIDGYVVSPYKVFSRHGYGVAWASDRLTALPIETLKNGPIGNWEMGTRDTGSYATFSDVVRYFEWLGEKVSDTTDPRAKIEAAGKAIHDHEQTLTDAMLRGIGNLPGLADLPGVTILGGADNPDREGLVCFALDNVPASDIVDNLNDVGIRTHIRRADHYSGNILTPLGLDAAVRVSLCHYNTLDEVRSLLAAMKDIAD